From the Papaver somniferum cultivar HN1 chromosome 2, ASM357369v1, whole genome shotgun sequence genome, the window attataaaataaaataaaatgcggaaaagaaataacacagacaccagaattttgttaatgaggaaactgcaaatgcagaaaaaccccgggacctagtccagtttgaacaccatactgtattaagccgctacagacactagcctactaccaattaacttcggactgtactgtagttgaaccctaatgaatctcaaactgattcaaggtacagttgcgctccttacgtctctgatcccaacaggatactacgcacttgattcccttagctgatctcacccataaccaagagttgctatgacccaaagtcgaagacttgataaacaaatttgtctcacacagaaaagtctataggattgaataaatatgtctcccataaaaatacctaagtgtttttgttccgtcttttgataaatcaaggtgaacatgaaccaatttataaaccggacttatgttcccgaagaacaacctagtattattaatcacctcacaataatgttaattgactagcgaaacaagatattgtggaattacaaaccatgagacgaagatgtttgtgactatttttttttatcttgcctatcggagaaataaatctcaagccaattttacaattgtacgcgtacgatagaaacaacaagatcagatcacacaactacaagagaagtagtatcggtctggcttcacaataccaatgtagtcttcaagtcgttacctacagggtctcgagaagaaacctaagggtaaaggagaatcgactctagcaatacaactagtatcacataggaggtgtggggattaggtttcccagttgttagagttctcctttatatagttttcaaatcatggtttgcaatccaagttacttgGTAACAAAAAattaatcaccgttagatgaaaaacccgattcaaccaagctaatatctttcaaccgttagatgaaacttagcttgttacacacaaatgaaatgtaccctcatttaggtttatgtaactgtacccaaacgtgtacccTCATGTTGgatcaaatagttaaccgaggttagccatatgtttactctcatattaactttattcatcttaaccataactagttcaaatgactcaaatgaaactagttaaagagttgttcaattgcatagaagaaaaaattgaaaccaaatcagtttgattcactcgaatcaatcatgaacattatagccacggtttgcaaagattgcattccttaagatttaaatttttaagttcatgaacaaaccgatttgaaaaaataaccagcttaagtatgcgtatgggtatgcatacttgagcaaccggatttgagtttgttaagtttccaaaatcaacagaaattctcggttcgaaaacttccgccagtatgcgtacgggtacgcatacttaaggtgaccagtttaggagtttgtaattcccaaactcagcagatattttcggttcgaaaacttcctccagtatgcgtactggtacgcattcttaaggtgactagtttaggagtttttaattcctaaacacagcagatattttcggttcgtaaaattctaccagtatgcgtatgggtacgcatacttatgctgtctccttcaccaattttgtatacacacatgtGTATACACTTGGTTTCcgttttatggatttatacattaatgtgcgaacacagtatatatgcttatatccaaagatggttatatcatcaattcttaattttaatcattgaaactttcttagaggacgttatatagttgttgttcacaaactattttttgtcaaagcgattttcaagttattgaaattaacataatgaaacattccaaggaaacaccaaatgattgtatcacacaaaccatgttagatgtaactcggcaattttcatatgatcttattcggaattTCATCACGAATATAATATGAACATGGATAaagtgaaagcttgccaacacatatttcgagaaacatataagcgagataaactcagctcgaaatctcaaatgtgcataataggAAAACTATATCGtcatacgacttatgtctcaatatagaagatagagtagaaatagactttccaagtgatagatgagtttaagtatccatataccttttgttgatgaagttccacaagatccccttagtagttcttcgtcttcaaatgatgaactccgagagatctaagctcaactacactatctatgtcctagtccgagacatctataaataggctagaaatcaagacttatagttttgatcactaacattgaaaaacatgcttgagatagcaacgcatgcgagttcgaccgagcaatgctccaacaatctccccctttgtcaattttagtgaaaaactatcaatacatatggattacaaaataaataaaaattgaagcTTCATCCATATGCTTGATCTCTTTGGCAttttcaacacgactcgaaatcttcgttacttccaagtactccatgattccaaaggttgtaagtttagtctcatagttgttgaagacccgtagctataacaatgagaaaacaaatgctctcaatcatttttatacaatgtcataacattattacacatcatcaaagttcaattgtatcacaactttgacaacaatactatggtgatatgtatcactcctccttagtaaatactttatctcaacatgaaaatcactcccccttacataatgatccgtaaaccatatgtatttgtagtatgaactacacattaattctccccatttttgtcaataaaattggcaaaggtacgaaaattagtgggatcctaatgaaatttccacggagatacttcatgaccaaaagtgtattaacataccagcaaatttggatgcaatcatatagccgaagctaaatgcattcatcaaggagtttataaacatacaagataacccctaaaaaattccacagccgcactccccacaaagatatggcgattaagcacaagttcaaaagaactctcctccataaaaatgtcattcccaaaggaacaacgaaggcgaccttgcttttacaagaaaagaaggatttatttggatataaccaaatcacatgaaaacatgattttttatccaaaataaataattaaattaatcacaagagtgtgatcaatttaattggtcatgcttgacataagagaacttacggagcaacacaactaAACAACCATGAAAATGATCAATCCAATTGATTATAATCAACCATTAGGAAACTTATgaagcaacacagtacatacacaaatatGTGGATCCGAGCTCGACCAATACTGCGaaaatacaaggattcattctatctttcatcattatttgcataatgatatataacagacttaatccttgtgaacaaaagTTCTATCCTTTCCTTTATCAAACTAATGACATAAAagactttaacttttgtttgtcaaaagttcattctatcttttatcaatacattcatatcaagGGTGATGATTTTTCTTACATTGTTGGTCTGAATAAGGATTTCAATTAAATTTCTGATAATTTTAGTTGAAATCGATGCAATCTGGATCAACGATGagtaataataattttagtttcttttcttcttgatCTAATGAGAAAAGAGTTGAGAATGCAATTTCTTCAGTAGTTCCATCTCTATATATTCCTGATGAGGATATTGATGAAAGTCCAGATGAATGGAAATTTAGTTTAATTGGGAGATTGGATTTTGTTAAGATGAAGTTTGTTGTTGCTGTAAAATCTCTGAAAAAACAATGGAAAACATCAGATGAATATCAAATGATTCCTCTGCGCAAAGGGTATTTCATCATTAAACTAACAAATTAAGTTGATATGAAATATATTTGGAATGGGTTTTGGAAAATGAAGTCTCAGATACTTAAACTGAGGCTTTGGGAGCATGACTTCAATCCAGctgctcagaaatcaacttctgctTTTAGTTGGGTGAATTTTACAGGATTGGGAATTGAGTATTGGAAGGAAAAAAATTCTTATGTCATTGGGTGATGCCATTGGAATAGCTATAAGGTAGATGAAATAACTCTTAAAAGGGAAGTAGGTTATTATGATAGTGTTCTTGTTGAAGTGGATTTAGCAAATATAGTACCTCATCATGTTTTGGTGAAATCTAAGTATGGTAGTTTTGAGCAAGAAGTACAAATTCCTAAATTACCAGGTTTCTGCAGTCATTGCAAGGTGGTGGAACATTTAGTTACTGAATGCAGAGTGATGAGAAAGAATGCAGTACACAATGAAACTGTTGATGTGAATCCCAATATAGTACAAAAGAAGATTTGGAAGCAAAGGGGGAAAAAGCAACAACAACATATTGGTTTTTTGATATCTGCTCAACACCAAAATCTCAATCATCAAATGTAGTTGAGAATGAAAATTTTAGAAACACTGCTCAAGCTAATTGTACTACTtcaaaagagagagagagttctCAATTCATGAGGAGTTATTAAGTGATAGTGAGGAAATTGATGTTGTTATATATCCTCTAACTAACAGTGATAAAGATCAGTCTTCTGTTTTCTTTGGTGATATTAATTCTCTAAAGGATTTCCCTAAATTATCTGTTGAGAAATTACTTCATATAGCAAACAGTAATCCTCCTAATCTGGAGAGTACTAACATTTATCAGAATGGAACAGAGGATGAAAATTTAGTGACACAAATAAATGTCAGTGGAGATGAAGTACAAAAATTTACTGTACTTGGGTCTCCAAGTAAATTTAATGTGTTGGTTGATATGGTTGAAGAGCAGATAAGTGTGAATAAAGAAAAAGCTGGAACAAGTACAATTGAATTGAGCAAGGCAGTTAAAGTTAAAATTCTGGTAATATTTCTATTATACCAACTAGAAAACAACCTTTAAGAAATTTAGTTAAGCAAAATAAAGGAGTGAGGAGTCCTGGAACTTCTCAAACTATTTTACATCAATGAGAGTTATGTTATGGAATATCAGAGGCTTGAAGAGAATGAGAGCCAGAGATAAACTTAGAAATTTAGTTAAACAATTTAATCCTTCTTTACTTTGGATAGCTGAACCTAAGATTAAAGCTTTTGGGAAATATGTTAAGAATTTGAGACTGCCTGGAACGAATCAAATGATAATTCATAATGCTTGTTGGtgtgatttttaatcgttgttgtaaataagaattcgaactctaagacttgttaagattaaatttaaagatttaataataaagggagagttactgggactaggattccaccgaattcatatcataaggctcaattatttattctcaacaattatcacttaataaataaaataacatgtactcttatttttgccaaagtagattctcaaaatattagttataaattgtaagcatgggacatcaaacatataagcaagcatgacccatcaaataaaatgataactaattaattcaaatcataattctattttagttagtgcaaaagtcaaatagaaaaataaaataattttacccatgtatgaaaatcGGATTCCTCCGtggacccagtgtaggggtctagctcatcatgttgtagacactcttaaaagattattttattgctcgaaaagtattaacaatggtgaaaatgaagaaaaattaaacgcaactatttttctcttccaaaactcccccctctccggatgcctgtttggtcctattagcaccttatttatacacaacaacccattactcaaacatcttttcaaaatattcttccataactccaccagatcttctctttaatgaaagatatctcaggaataatttctttctccatttatcacacatcttcctctatttgctagaataaaattctgaggatattatctttttttatttataaataaaaccacagattttctttctccttttcaataaaaacaaacttaccaatatattatctcttttaacttcaagatatgaaaacttcctgtataataggcaagaatatttcttttccttaaatctttgagatctcccataattatgtgaatctgtttcaaatgaagaagaagagagtgcatctatccatttgttgggtgcccgtaTATGAAATGataggtgcctttatcagttcctctggttgcctctaatactttttcgagctatttttccaaaagagcttatttccttgaaaagacttaaaacaagattattagtgattaaattagtcatagcgaatgtagttatgggtgaaaatgcgtcacacttgcgtgctcatcatattcccccacacttacattttgctagtcctcgagcaaaacagaaaattgacccgctacatagctggtcatataatatgaTAGAgagaaaaagacccgctacacagtttgtcatatatatatatatatatttatatatatatttttagacccgctacacagctggtcatataatgcaagaaaaaagaaaagacccgctacacagctggtcataaccctaacaatcaaattattattattatttttcattttatattttttcattttttttaaacccgctacacaactggtcataacatgcaagaaaaaggaacagacccgctacacagctggtcatgatttgcaaggaatttcctggaaaaaaataaaataaagtaaaaagttaacctctcccccaccttaaacattacattgtcctcaatgtaattgagtcattcaacgcaaatattaagaggGAAATgtaaaaagtaaaccaaaataaaaataaaataaaataaaaatacctactggaatgtacagaaatggatccccaaaaattaacagcctgaaaatttggatatcaacccaaaatacagtacttacaaacgacagcttcacaattatgctatgaaaaaatggtgacattgaaactgtctgaaatagaggattaccttcaaacctagtttttacttcacatggaagtgagtatagaacaaaatatgtggatactattgggactggggaaatatcaattggttcatgcacgatatcaggaataggcaagtcctctgggtacttagatgtaaagtaatccaacaacactttataagcacgcaattctaaccctaaattaggcaacttttggaagtctaggggtctagaaataacctctaagttgggtgaattatcttgtgggatggattcatctatggaattaggaaaatcatccacacaatcatccacagggtcatctatatgttttgtttggaacagagagtcactacaagattcatcctcatcatcatataatctttgacattcaagaactctcaatctttgttacaaactaggcggtgtgtgtttgtaatacttctcttatattgttaaatgtgattcttcacttacctcatgtggagcagaaactccataccgttgcatacgcttatattcagcaagcgtcatctcagatgaggtttcctgataatttgactttttaagcttatattctgccagcgtcatcttaggtgacgtctcctcagaagaagtcatcatcctcaaaaagtcactgaaaacaaatacaaaaagaaacgcataaaaaggaaaaaataatctaaaagaaataaaaatactttacaaaataaataaaaataaacctaaaaattaatctaaaaacaaatccgcgtcggcggcgccaaaatggtgtgatttttaatcgttgttgtaaataaggattcgaactctaagacttgttaagattaaatttaaagatttaataataaagggagagttactgggactaggattccaccgaattcatatcatgatgctcaattatttattttcaacaattatcgcttaataaataaaataatatgaactcttatttttgccaaagtagattctcaaaatattagttataaattgtaagcatgggacatcaaacatctaagcaagcatgacccatcaaataaaatgataactaattaattcaaatcataattctattttagttagtgcaaaagtcaaatagaaaaataaaataaatttacccacgtatgaaattcggattcctccgtcgacccaatgtAGGGGTCTAGGtcatcatgttgtagacactcttaaaagattattttattgctcgaaaagtgtttacaatggtgaaaatgaagaaaaattaaacgcaactattttgctcttccaaaactcccccctctccggatgcctgtttggccatattagcaccctatttatacacaataacccattactcaaacatattttcaaaatattcttccagaactccaccagatcttctctttaatgaaagatatctcaagaataatttctttctccatttatcacgcatcttcctctatttgctagaataaaattctggggatattatcttttttcatttataaataaaaccacagattttctttctccttttcaataaaaacaaactcatcaatatattgtttcttttaacttcaagatatgaaaacttcatgtataataggcaagaaaatatcttttccttaaatattttagatctcccataaattatgtgaatctgtttcaaatgaagaagaagagggtgcatctatccatttgttgggtgcccgtatctgaaatgatgggtgcctttatcagttcctctggttgcctttgacactttttcgagctatttttccaaaagagcttatttccttgaaaagacttaaaacaagattattagtgattaagttagtcatagcgaatgtagttataggtgaaaatgcgtcacacttgcatGCTCATCACTTGTGATGGTAGTAAGGCTAATATATGGTTATTTTGGAATTCTTTTCTCTCTACACCTAATGTTATATCAACAACAGCACAAGCAATAACTGTTAAAGTTGGAGAAGTACTTGTAACTGGAATTCATGCAACATGCTTAACTATGGATATAAGAGAATTATGGGATGAGTTGGAGAAGATTGATGATATGGATTGTCCTTGGCTTGAAATTGGGGATTTTAATGTAATTTTGAGTAgtgatgaaaaagttggtggtagaaGACCTTTAAGAATTGTTATACAAGATTTTAGAGATTGTTTAAACATTTGTAATCTAATACAAGCTCCTAAAACTGGTATAAAATACTCACGGTGCAATAACAGAGttgggaagatgagaattttATGTGATTTAGACAAAACTTTCTTTAATGTTAAACGACTGGAAAATTTTGATGGATGGCAGTATAAGGTGGGTGTTAGAAGGACTTCTGATCATGGTCCCATAGTGGGAAATACAGTGGGGATTCCCAAACCAAATAACATTCCTTTCAGATATCAAGTTGTATGGACTTCTCATCCTGATTTTCTTAATTTAGTTCAAAGGTCTTGGGAAGAAATTATAACTGGTAATCCTGCATTTGTGTTCATGGCTAAACTTAAAAGGTtcaaaaaatttgttaaaaaaTGGAACTGTGAGATTTTTTGGGACTTAAGAGTAAAAATGTctcaagttgaagaagatgtggAAAAAGCAGCAATGATTTATGATGCAAATCCAGAAAATGTTGAATTACTTAATTATTTAATAACAGCTAGAggaaatcaagaaatagtttctCAAAAATTTAATGAACTTCTGAGAGCTAAGGATAGAATCAAATGGGTGAAAGAGGGTGGAGAAAATACATCTTTTTTTCATTCTTCTATGAAGATTAGAAAAGCTCACAATAACATAGTGGAACTGGAGGATGATAATAGAAATATGGTGACTAATCAAGCTCAAATAGCTGATATTTTGGTTaatcattttcaaaaaaaatttgagtATCAACCTGTGAGCTTTGATGAAATAATTATTGAGGTGATCCCAAAGATAATATCTGAAGAGGACAATATGTTTCTTGATGGAATTCCTTCTTCTGCAGAAATCAAAGAAGATGTATATGGAATGGAAGAAAATAGCTCTCCAGGTCCTGATGGATTTTCTGAAAGTTTTTACAGATTTGCCTGGAATATTGTTGGACAAGATTTAAGTAATGCTATTCAATACTGTTGGAGGTGCAAGTTTATTCCTAGAGGTACGAACTCAaattttctatttcttcttcctAAAGTCCAAGGTACAAAAAAAGCAGAATAATTTAGACCTATAGGACTTGCTAATTTTGgtttcaagattataaaaagaattATAACATCAAGAATTAGTACTTTGATTGAAAAAATAGTATCTTGTTAGCAGGGAGCATTTATTAAAGgcagaaatattcatgaaaaaaTTGTTTTATCTTCTGAAATGGTGAATGAGTTAGATGTAAAGAGAAGACGAGGGAATATAGGGATGAAATTGGACATTACATAGGCATATGACTCATTGAGTTGAGATTTCCTTTTTGAAACTTTAAGACACTTTGGTTTCTCTGAAGCTGGAACTAAATGGCTTAGAATATTGTTTGAGTCAGCAAAAATCTTAGTATTATTGAATTGAGGACCTTGTGGGTTCTTTAATGTGGGAAGAGGACTTAGAAAAGGTGATCCATTGTCACCAGTCCTATTTG encodes:
- the LOC113351647 gene encoding uncharacterized protein LOC113351647, with protein sequence MRHTCMLITCDGSKANIWLFWNSFLSTPNVISTTAQAITVKVGEVLVTGIHATCLTMDIRELWDELEKIDDMDCPWLEIGDFNVILSSDEKVGGRRPLRIVIQDFRDCLNICNLIQAPKTGIKYSRCNNRVGKMRILCDLDKTFFNVKRLENFDGWQYKVGVRRTSDHGPIVGNTVGIPKPNNIPFRYQVVWTSHPDFLNLVQRSWEEIITGNPAFVFMAKLKRFKKFVKKWNCEIFWDLRVKMSQVEEDVEKAAMIYDANPENVELLNYLITARGNQEIVSQKFNELLRAKDRIKWVKEGGENTSFFHSSMKIRKAHNNIVELEDDNRNMVTNQAQIADILVNHFQKKFEYQPVSFDEIIIEVIPKIISEEDNMFLDGIPSSAEIKEDVYGMEENSSPGPDGFSESFYRFAWNIVGQDLSNAIQYCWRCKFIPRDDIFVFGNGQKKSLENLMKLLMDYQNASGQVINKMKNKYLGVILCPGRVKSYQAWGMVELMHKMLAVWMGKMLSFSDILTLVKSVLCSVLVYNMSVYKWPKNIIKECEKIVRNFLWSGDPAVKNLITVKFDEICALVTEGGLGIKRFETINKALLMKLL